A region of the bacterium genome:
TCTGCGCATATTGATCGCTGGTGTTGCGAACTTCCACATTCCCGCGCGCATGACTTCGAATATATTCGTAGTCTTTCTCCGCATTGGAAGCGTTTACGCAGAGGAAAAAATGATTTTCTGCAAAACGATAAACCAGCAAGTCATCTACGAATGTTCCTTCCGGGTAAATCAGGGCGCTGTACTGAGCCTGGTTGAGGGCAAGTTTTGCTGCGTTGTTTGTGGTGACCCTCTGAACAAGCGCAAGGGCATCCGGACCGGTAACTTCAATCTCACCCATGTGAGAAACATCGAAGAGCCCCGCAGAGGTGCGCACTGCCACATGTTCGCTGACAACACCGGTGTACTCGATCGGCATGTGCCAGCCGGCATATGGGACCATTTTGGCCCCCGCAGCAGTGTGCACGGCATGCAAAGGAGTACGTTTTAGTTCGTCGGAAGAAGCTTCAACCGTCATCAGGAATTTACATTGAGTTAATGTTTTTTGGGAAAACTCACGCTATCATAATCCTCCTTTGAGTGTCAATTTAAAAACATAAATGAACCGCCAAGGCACCTAGAACGCCAAGAAAAAAGATCTACATTTTTAATCATGGCGTCATTGCGTCTTGGCGGTTGAAAATGATTTCATCTGTGGTTTCATATAAATGATGGAACGACGAACTTTCCTGAGCCGCCTTGTGCAACTCTTTTCTGCGCTAATCTCCGTATTATTTGCGCTGCCCCTCCTTCGTTTCGTCCAGGCATCATTTGCTTCCACTCAGGATGCATCTGCGTATCCGATCGGTGATGTGAACGCTCTTCAAGAGGAGATCACGCGTGTTGCTTTTACGCGTTTAATGCGCGATGGGTGGATGGTGCATACCGTTGAAGAATATGTTTGGGTTCGAAAAAAGCCCGATGGAACGGTCCTTGTATTCGAACCGCACTGCACACACCTGGGCTGCGCTTATGATTGGGATTCGAAAAGCGAACAGTTTCGCTGCCCCTGTCATGGTGGAAGGTTCGATAAAGAAGGAAATCGGATCGCCGGACCGCCACCACGGCCACTCGACCGTTTTCAGGTGAAGAAGGAAGGAACGCAGATCAGAATCGGCAAAATTTCGAAAATTTAGTTTTTGAACAGAAGATCGCGAAGGACGCAAAGATTAAAAAATCTTAGCGATCTTTGCGTTCTTCTGTTAAAAAAAGCTAAAAATGTTCAACTGGCTGGAAAATCGAATCGGATTGAAATCGGGTTGGCATCGATTTCTTAATGAACGTTTACCGGCCAAAGTGGGTTGGCCACATGTGCTCGGATCGATCCTGCTCGCTTTGCTCGGTTTTCAGTTTCTGACCGGCTTTCTTCTTTCTTTTGTCTATTCACCATCGCCGCAAGGAGCCCATCCTTCTGTCCGTTTTCTGATGGAGCAAATGCAGGGAGGCGCCTGGCTTCGGGGTTTGCATTACTGGGGAGCTTCCTTCCTCGTTGTGTTCGCAGGATTCCATTTGATCCGAACGTTTCTTTACGCAGCGTACCGGAAACCCAGGGAACTCACCTGGTTTGCCGGTCTCTTGCTTCTGTTCTGCATTCTCGCGTTCGGCCAGACGGGATACTTGCTCCCCTGGGACCAGCGTTCTTACTGGGGTACAACCGTGACGATCCAAATCATCAGCACCATTCCACTGATTGGTCCGGCGCTGGCCCATCTGATTCGGGGAGGCGAATCTGTTGGCGCTATGACCCTGAGCAGATTCTACAGCATTCATGTCATCCTGTTGCCCATTATTACTATTCTATTAGTAGCAGTGCATCTCTTTTTGGTCCGGCGTTTCGGAATCACGGCGCCCTGGTCGCGCACCGGGGATCAAGCTCCGCGCGAAACGCCATTCTACCCATACCAGATGGTACGGGATTCCGCGGCAGCGTTTCTCGTTCTCTGTCTGCTCTGTCTCTTTGCGTGGCAACTGTACGCCCCGCTCGATTCTCCCGCGGATCCATCCGATACCACTGTCGCTCCGCGCCCGGACTGGTACTTCCTGTTTCTATTCCAGATGCTCCGTTATTTTGAAGGAAAGTGGGAAGTTGTGGGCACTTTCTTTATCCCCGCGTTGCTGACCGTTGCGCTTTTTTTGATCCCTTTCATAGATCGAAATCCGAGAAGAGAATTGCGATACCGGTCCTTCGCGATCACCTTCTTGTTGATCGGGATTTCGACGTGGGCGTGGTTGACCTATGCAGCAATTCAGGAAACGC
Encoded here:
- a CDS encoding ubiquinol-cytochrome c reductase iron-sulfur subunit; this encodes MERRTFLSRLVQLFSALISVLFALPLLRFVQASFASTQDASAYPIGDVNALQEEITRVAFTRLMRDGWMVHTVEEYVWVRKKPDGTVLVFEPHCTHLGCAYDWDSKSEQFRCPCHGGRFDKEGNRIAGPPPRPLDRFQVKKEGTQIRIGKISKI
- a CDS encoding cytochrome b N-terminal domain-containing protein, which translates into the protein MFNWLENRIGLKSGWHRFLNERLPAKVGWPHVLGSILLALLGFQFLTGFLLSFVYSPSPQGAHPSVRFLMEQMQGGAWLRGLHYWGASFLVVFAGFHLIRTFLYAAYRKPRELTWFAGLLLLFCILAFGQTGYLLPWDQRSYWGTTVTIQIISTIPLIGPALAHLIRGGESVGAMTLSRFYSIHVILLPIITILLVAVHLFLVRRFGITAPWSRTGDQAPRETPFYPYQMVRDSAAAFLVLCLLCLFAWQLYAPLDSPADPSDTTVAPRPDWYFLFLFQMLRYFEGKWEVVGTFFIPALLTVALFLIPFIDRNPRRELRYRSFAITFLLIGISTWAWLTYAAIQETPPRSVLGLAGILTTRAERIKRPSEVGGLYLLKQHCFECHSMTVLGDRPDLQTLARNQFPSGSGWFQQHMQEQLGSEIVFKDKEVEELMSVLRIVSGDRPDLLSSIPSRVRFGAHFLYNSSCLNCHKIDGQGGKKPEVPSPDLTFRLLRTKEWHKKHIYDPQSLVRNSKMPPFFHYEPHEYEALAEYILYLHTP